The region ctaagccatgcctctatACCTTTGTGAGTCAGGATCTCATTAACTATGTGTACTTTGGTCTCAAAATGAGCTAGAGATCCTGATTCCATGTCCCGAGTAGCTGGAATTGAAGTGTCGGTCACTATGCCCTGCAAAAAACAACTTCATCATGATACACATTTCCAACTCGGAAGTATGGAAAAATTGCCACAGCTgggcacctgtaatcttaactactcagaagaccgaCATCTAAGAAcccaaaagttcatgagactcttacatcccattaaccagaaaaaagccagaagtggagcagtggcacaAATGActgagtaccagccttaagcaaaaaggcttagggGCAGTACTTTGTTCCTGACTGCAAGCCCCAATACTGTCACATAGGATAAAGATCATTTCATAAAGACAATGAGGAAAGGATTAGCATGTTTTTGCTTATGGACATATGTTATGTATAAAAAAATGTATTGAGCCaagcactggttgctcacaccaataatcttagctactcaggagactgagatctgagaactgtggttcaaggccagctagggcaggaaactccatgagactctttttcttttttcttgttttgttttcttagtggttcatgggacttgaactcagagcctgggtgctttccctgagcttttttactcaaggctagtgctctaccactttgagccacagctccacttctagttttctgctgattaattgaaggtaagagatagatttccctgcctgggcaggttttgaactgtgatcctcagttctcagtctcctgagtagccaggattacagacatgagctaccagtacctagtTCCATGAGACTCCACCTAACCACCTAAccaacaaaagctgaaagtggagctgtggctcaaatggtagagcattaacctggagcataaaagctaagggactgcaccagaccctgacttcaagccccaggaccagcacacatatacacaccaaaAGTATTACTTggaatgaataagtaaaatataCCAGTGTTATACTCTATTGTATAAGCATATAGAAACAAATGGTAAGAGTAGTTACCTATAGGTTTTGGGAGGCTGGAAAcaaaggggaagggaggtgggTTTTGAGAGGTTGTATTTCAGAGCACATCTTTGtgtttgacgtgtgtgtgtgtgtgtgtgtgtgtgtgtgtgtgtatacatacactaCATAGTAACACATTAAATAATGGGAAGATTCTACCCactgaaaaactaaaactaattTACCATACAATTcttgaaagggaaggaaaaaagtctcattttcattaaattttacaTAAGAGGAAAGAGATCAAATAATTCTTCATCATTTGTTCTTCTAGCTAATGCTAGATTTGGCAGATGTTTTAATTGCAAGACACAAATAAACCTGTTACATTGCTAGTTCTCATACAGAACACTGACTACTACTTTTGGAAAATGAGGCTGTCATACTCAAGTACCCTGCTGTGCCTTGCTGCTATCCCAACAGGACTCACTAGGTCAAATAGAGAAGAACAAATTGTTTGCACAAACCTCTGTAAAACTGAAGAAAAGTCCAATACCACCAACAAATCTCAGAACCTCTCCAGCATACTTTCCAATTATCGGAGCACACAGCGAGCATGGCTGGCTACTTTTAACACAGCTCTGTCAATTAAAGAAAGGGGGGTGGATATGATCAACATACTTTATACACAAGTaatgaaaatagaataacaaaGCCTGTTAACGTTGTTTaaaaggggggaggagaaatAAGAAAGTAATACGGTGTGTGATTTTGATTATAGTATGTTTACAGACATATATGGAAATTTCATAAGGAAATCTCTTTGTATAAAGGATATGCGCTAATTATAAAAAACAATGCACTTATGAAAAGGCACTCAATACATCTGAAGTTCATTTATGAAGAGAAATTAAGAAGTACACAAAATTATTATATTCAATCTTAAGCATATTCTTAGTGGGGAGTGCAAATCTTTAAGGTGGATCACTGATGAAGACCCTATATAACCCCACCTCCTGTGGTTGGGACCTGTGAATATAATGGAAGAGTCACTCTCATGTCTAGCCTACATTCCTTATGACTCCATCTGATCAGAATGGAGTGATTTTCACGCAAACTTTGGTGCTTTTGCTATGACCTGAGAGGCCCAGCTGACAGCCACCAAGAAAACAGGACCTTCAGTCTACAAACTACTTAGATGCCATATTCCCTAATAGTGAGGCAGATGGAGGATCCCAAGCCTCATGAGAATATCAGCCTCTGCCAACACCTGATTACAGCCTCATGAGACCCTGAGCAGAGGACTCAGTTAACTCACATTGGACACCTGACCCGTGGACCTGTGAGATGATAAATGAGTGCTGCCGTAGGTGGACAAATTTGTAAAAACATGTTACACAGCCAATAGAAACTTACTGAAGGACCCAGAGAGGTGATACAGCATTTctctaaagggctggggatatggcctagtggcaagagtgcttgcctcgtatacatgaggccctgggttcgattccccagcaccacatacacagaaaatggccagaagtggcgctgtggctcaagtgacagagtgctagccttgagcaagaagaagccagggacagtgctcaggccctgagtccaagccccaggactggccaaaaaaaaaagaatttctctaaaatataaaacatacatgAACTTCCTAGGTGAGTCAaaccctgagctctttctcatacagggctggggatggagctTGAAGGTCCAAGGTCTTGTCTGGGACAATAAGGTGGCTCTATTTGGTCCATCCGAAGTTTAATTCCAAATTGTgataggggagagggaaaaaaggaagaaggtacTTCTGTGTGACTTCCACCTTGGTGTCTATCTGGTTAAGAAATCTAATTTGCATTCATCTTTCTCTACACTGATCTATTGCAAAAGCCCTAATGTTTATATGCTTCTTCTAAATCTAGGACTGGCCTAGCACTTCTCAggcaaatgggaaaaaaattagGGGCAACAAACCAAAAGCTTGCGTGTCTGACTAGGACCTGAAAGAGAATTCTCAGGTTACTTAAGAACAGGCATATGTTACAGTAGTgtgtatgaaataaaatataggtACATGAAAGACTCAGTACAACTCAGTATCCtccattttattaattatttgttatatatgtattaaaaacaaaaaacaagaaagagggctgggaatatggcctagtggtagagttattgcccagcattcatgaagcccttagttcgagtcctcagcaccacatacagcaaaagctggaagtggtgctgtggttcaagtggtagaatgttagtcttgagcaaaaggaagacaacgacatgctcaggccctgagttcaagccccaggacttaccaaaaaacaaaaacaaaaacaactagccAGGGActagtggctactcaggaggctgagatctgaggatggtggttcaatgccaacctaggaaagaaagtccctaagactcttatgttcaaacaaccaccaccaaaaagtacagaagtggagctgtggctcaattggtagagtgctaatccttgagcacaaaagctcaggaacagcatgcagacccttagttcaagttccaggataggcattaaaacaaatgaacagtaacaacaacaacaaaactttggACTTACAGCCAGGCAGGTATCATTTGGGTTAAAAGTCCGGAAGCCACAGCAGTTTAAGTTTCTCTGAATGTCATTTCGAGCACTCGCTGTATTATTCCAGCCAACCTCCAGAAGCTGGCCCTAGGAAATACATTTCATGTATACATTAAAATGTGTCTTTGCATAAAATCATAAAGCTAGAGCCTATAGCTTACAGACCTGAGTGTGCACAAAAATCAATATCctttttaaaactattaaaacCTTTCAAAGACTTATCTTTCCATTTGCAACTATAATTATAGTACCATTTCTATTCTATgatatgcaatttttaaaaagcatttggtTCAAAGGCATAATTCTCTGACTATAAGTAGACAGTTTCATTGCCTTATTTCTCTACAAGTTTTGAACAGAGTAATTGCTACAATGACACTATGAGCATCTCAGAGAAAATATCTCTCTCCTTATTAATGGTGGGAGGACCTTATAACAGTAGAAATTTTTACCTGTTTAGAGCTAAAGCATAAAGGATACAAAAGTTTACAACACCTCATCATCTTTTCAGCTCCTATCAGCCCACTAATGCCCTCAAAAACAAGAAGTTGAGCAATTCAGAGTACAATGTTCTAGGCAAGATGAAATTTTTCACAGTCCAGTCATTTCTCCCCCTTCTTTCATGCCCAAGCTAtgtgctagaaaaaaaaagtagaagaaataagCTGGGTatttgtggcttacacctgtttagctactcaggaggctgagatctgaaaagtgtggttccaagccagctcaggtagaaaaatctgtaagaatcttatctccaattaaccagcaaaaagctggaagtagaagtgtggctcaagtgatacagtatcagccttgagtaaaaaaagccaagtgagagcttaaacctttagttcaagccccagtaccaacactacatgaatggatcaatgaatagatgaataaaaataaagtagaagggaaaaaaaagtttccacTCACCTGTTGCTCCTGATTCAGGGCTAAACAAGCACAAGATACAGAGAACTGAACAATAAATACCAGTAGCAGAATAATCATATACTGAGAATCAAAAGTTAAGGACATGTTTCAACATTCTTAAAATAGTATAAAGCAAAAGCAATGACATAACTTTAAATGTACTAGAAGAAATCCAGAACTACGTGTCTGAAAAGCatgcacattttattttgctAACACATTGtaagttcatatggaaaaatatgaaTACAAACAACACATGGATAAGACATGAGAATTTCATCCCAAATAAAACTGCAATGCTTGTATACATAAAATAAGAACTAAGCAGACAAGAAACACACTAATTGTTTAAGAAACACACAAATTTTCAACCAAATAtcagaaaatattaataattaggACTTCACTGAACTTCCCAAAAAGGTTCATGATCTGACTAAGAGTAGGAATATCTAAACCCCACAATAACTTTACCCTCTCAAATGTTCCTAATATAGGGCTTTCTAGGAGTTTTCTTTGTGGCAATTCATTTCCTAATGATAGTATTAAATGAATTGTAACCATTCTAACAGTAATCAGTAGAGAGTAAGAGGTCAACCTAAGTGGGGTGAAAATTCAAATTTTCCAAAGGATACAAAAAAGAGCAACACCTGATGATGCTTCACAGCTCCAATCAGCCCCACGAGAGCAATCAAGAACAAGAAGATGCCCACGGCGATAACCACGCCCACCACACGGAGGCTGGAAATGAGCCCAAAGCCAATACCCCAGGCGGCAATGCCAATCAGCAACAGACTAACCAActggggagacagaagggaaaaattATTAGTTTACATAATAGCCACATTTTTataggttctttttttcttcatcttagtATCTTTCAAACAATTGCCGAGTCCCACAGTATCCAGCAAGGAACGATCCCAGAACCTCCACTGATACAAATATTAGAGGTGGGTCATCTTTCCTATAAAATGATGTGGTATTTGTGCAACACCTCTGCACATCTTCTCATGTACTTTAGGTTCACCCCTGCTCTACAATACTGGATGCAATGTGAATGTTATATAAATAGGAGTTATGCTATATTGCTATGgattatgacaagaaaaaaaattgtctgtctctctgggatgtaacttcttttttccccaaaatgttCTTGATCTACATTTGGCTGACCCAGCCTCAGGAGTCTGTATCTGGGTTCTGATCACCAGAGGCTGGAGACGGATGGATCTACAGTTAAACTAGAGAACACACAAAAGGTCTCCATGGACAGTACGCCTTAGTAAATTCTACCAGTATCCTCagttatacttttaaaaagtaacCATGTTCTAGAAAATAACTATAAAGCCTCACAGGTCATCTGGTTTACTAAAGAACCTTAGACATATGGAACCTAAGCTGGTAAAGTAAAACTGTAAGTGAAACTTCTAAACACCAATACACCTCAGTCCAATATACTGATCTCTGCAGATGAAGATTACTGATCTTTTCCTTCAAGCCCAGTTGAACTGTGGCCTTCCCTATCCTCAGGCTCCAGAATAATGCTTCCTCTAGCAGTATTGCCTACCATAGggttctatttttctcttcattgcaCTCACGCTTGTTTCTAAGCCTGTGTCTCCAAAAGCCTGGTGCAATTCAACAATAAGGACCCACAATCCTCTCACCAACTTTGGTCCCCAGAACCTGTCACTGGCCTTGAAGCCTAGGAGACATACAAAATTTACTCagagaactgctgttgaaataaATCATTCTAGATGTCATTACCTCATACTCTAATTTAGAGAGACACAGTGGTCATTAAAAACAGccagatgaaaagagaaaaacttcAGCTATTTCCAATGAAATGGAATTCAGagcaaaaaagaattttttttaatagtccaATCACTTTACACTGCAAGGAAGCCAGGTATTGGTAAATCAGAACTTATtcttgctacttaggagactgggatctagagatcatggttcaaagccagccccgcaaTAAAATTTTTGagtctcttatatccaattaaccaccaaaaagttgatgtggagctgtgacacagaggtaaaacactagccttgagtaaaaaaaaaaaaaactaagggacagaccaaggccctgagttcaagccccagtattagcacaaaaaagaaaagaataccagGAGAAGAGTAAGAACACTTTTTCATGGTAAAACTGTCATACTTCCTCAACACTTAATAAGTAGGATGTACACAGGGAATAAAAGTAACTCATAAAAGATGCAGCTTGAAAATGTATGAGAGAAGGGACAGAGGACTGTCTGGGGAGAAGAAGAGCATGTCTCCAATGCACCTGTGGACAAGCACTTCCTGGAACCATGTAACAGAATCATACTCACTTTGGAAAAAAtcaaaatgggaaaaatatatattctctAGCATCTCTTAAGAGGACTGATAAAACTAACTTAgcatataaaaattacttttcaaagAAATCCTTTTCTGCTCGAATGTATAATTTTTCACTTGTAAAAGAGCTCATTTGACAGACTTTACCTTCACTAGTATATGAAACTACATATATAGAGAAACACAAGCACaccatttcttttatttgcatGCTTTGCCTCTTTGGTAAAGATACAGATATTTTGGATAAAAatacagaggaagaggaggtgtggctctagtggtagaatactagcccttCAGTGGAAAAACTAATGCCCTGAATTCAGCCCCactgtcaacacacacacacaaaatacactaAATGCACTATTTAGGAGTTTtgccttgtgtttttctttatatgCAGTTTAATGTACTAGTAAAGTTCAAGTTTGTCAAATGAACTACTTGACGTGTGAAAAATTATACATTCAAGCAGAAAAGGATTCCCTTGAAGTGACAAAATTGTAGGGATTGTTGGTCTCTGTTGCagttcatataaacagaaaaacttcTGTTttcagagaaggagaagagggagcgcACACAAATACTGTCTCTCAGCATGAATCTCCTGTTCTCAATGCTCCTTTATCAGTACTTCTGTTTGCTtcagtttgccagtcctggagcctgggactcagggcctgaacactgtccctggcttcttttttttttttttgccagtcttgggccttggactcagggcctgagcactgtccctggcttattctgctcaaggctagcactcttccacttgagccacagcgccacttctggctgttttctatatatgtggtgctggggaatcaaacccagagcttcatgtacaggaggcaagcactcttgccactaggccatatccccagcccctgtttgcttCAGTttgttggatctttttttttctttcagtcattttctctgtcttctcacaactttaaataattttagactaaaggggagggggggggggagatctcTAGTCTTTCACAAGTGGCATCCAAATATAACATTTATTTCCCCAAGCAGCAAGAAGCAGAAGCTGAAGGAGGTATGAGGGAGAAAGGGACAGATTATGCTGGGAAGGGCCTCACCTCCACCCAAGAGAGGCCTGGGGGTCTCAGGTGAGCACAGAAATGTTCCCTACTTGCACATATGAGAGTAGCTTGCTGTAGCACTTTGAAAGCTCTAGATAAAGAGAATCAATAGTTAATAACTACATCTATTCATCTGTCAAGAGGAAAATGAGGCAGACAGAGAGGCTTTTAAAAAACAGGCTCACACAACTGTTATGATCGGCAAGTCAAGCTTGTGGAGCAGGCCAATAGGCTGGGAACTCACGCAGAATTCCTTCTACCAAACACACTCAGTAGTTGCTCTTAAGGTTTCCAACGGGTTGGATGAGGCTTACCCACATCATGAAAGAAGTATGATTTACTTACAGTAGACTGTAAAATGTCAGCTATAGCTACTAAATACATACTTTCAATGGAAAATCTGGACTAGTGTTTAACCAAACAAAATGGCATCAAAGCCAAGCACGCGcgcacacatcatcatcatcatcatcattaccatcatcatcatcatcatcccactAGCCAATATCAAATCAGTACTGAAAGTTCAAGCAAGCTCATGGGAAGAGAGTACTCGGTACTTCATCCTTTGAGTCTTAGAGACAAAAACCACAAATAATCTCCAGGTACCAATACCGGGCTTATGTTTGTAAACCTACTTAGGAGGCacagatctgagaattaagatttgaagctagctgggcggaaaagtctatgagactcttatctctgattaaccacacaAAATAGCTgtaagggaagctgtggctcagtggtagagtatcaggcttgagcacaaaagctcacagacagcccctaggcccagagttcaaggcctaggactgcaaCCCTTCACCAGAAGACACAAATAATGACATCAAAATCTACAGTTTTAAAAGAATCCTTACTAttttaatgagatttttaaacactggaatattaaaattaaatattcttaaatatCCAATGGAAAACTATTCATCAAGAAATGTTTGGTGCTGATAATGTACtgaatgctataaaaataaaagacatccCTGCTACAACAAAAGTCTTATGAGTTTTCTCTTTAAAGGGTTGGATAGGTAGCCTCTGTATTTTTCATGGTTCCTGTTATGCTATTCAATTATGATATTGTATGTCTTTGAAGAGTTGGACAATACAGTATAAATGAGCAAGGCTGTGTTCCAATAACATCTTAAGTTTTTaggcatttctttgttttgttttgcttttgctgtttTCAGATAAGGTCAGATAGCCCAGGGTAGCCAtgaacttgcaatcctcttgcctcatgaGTGATGAGTTTATAGGTGTAAACCGTTATGCTTCAACAGCAAGTTTGAATTTATGTAGTTTTCATGTATCACAAAACAAAATTCTTCCTTTGACTCTTTAACCACTTAAAAATGTGCAACTGTTCTCTATTAGTGTACTCTACAAAAACAAGCAGTGGATGGACGTGGCCCGTGGGCTGTAGTTCACAGACCTTTGCTCTACATGACAGTACAGAATGGAAAGTTACAATGGGGAAAATTTCTGCTGTTGCCAGACATCCTTACAAGGTGAGCAACAGTACAAGACAATAactgaaaatagaagaaaaatctaGGTAAAGCCTGGTGGC is a window of Perognathus longimembris pacificus isolate PPM17 chromosome 2, ASM2315922v1, whole genome shotgun sequence DNA encoding:
- the Tspan13 gene encoding tetraspanin-13; amino-acid sequence: MVCGGFACSKNCLCALNLLYTLVSLLLIGIAAWGIGFGLISSLRVVGVVIAVGIFLFLIALVGLIGAVKHHQVLLFFYMIILLLVFIVQFSVSCACLALNQEQQGQLLEVGWNNTASARNDIQRNLNCCGFRTFNPNDTCLASCVKSSQPCSLCAPIIGKYAGEVLRFVGGIGLFFSFTEILGVWLTYRYRNQKDPRANPSAFL